The Etheostoma cragini isolate CJK2018 chromosome 15, CSU_Ecrag_1.0, whole genome shotgun sequence genome window below encodes:
- the spag9a gene encoding sperm associated antigen 9a isoform X1, whose product MELEDGVVYQDDPGTSAMMSERVSGLANSIYREFEKLIGKYDEDAVKELMPLVVAVLENLDSVFAENQEHEVELELLKEDNEQLITQYEREKALRKHAEEKFIEFEDTHEQDKKDLQNHVDRMESHSRQLELKIKNYADQIGRLEERELELKKEYNSLHQRHTEMIHNYMEHVERIKMQQISETSDSSAVGRIRRERPLSLGIFPSPGGASLLNPDPQARAETPGTEGWRFTDLMRSNTSLKQLDFVNPPKERDGKSAQDSTWGNSLADDCKDELSDFNGSKSATPMSTTASDMEREGGNSKSMEVQAAPGTRSISVGLPENEDNSDVQDIIESTPELDMDLIGYKPCSTPTKGIENMAFDRNTDSLFEELSSAGTGLIGDVDEGADLLVEYSDLSLIGMGREVENLIQENSQLLETKNALNVVNKDLILKVDELTCEKEMLQGEMEAVLQAKTKLEDKNREMEEELKKVRLEVEEMKHKTKDEEDSDVPTAQRKRFTRVEMARVLMERNQYKERLMELQEAVRWTEMIRASRENPTLSEKKKSSIWQFISFSRLFSSSSSSPAIKKVESQSNMKYNPPGGMVKRSSTFSQFPTEKSKTFDFLNEEKDQCSSPSRKEQKRAQYRQVKAHMQKEDGRVTAHGWSLPSKYKVANGEQVENKMNLPVPVYLRPLDQKDASMKLWCAAGLNLSGGRTLPELTRQIKGSQSSLDQLEQESKDHEKGEQEKELVLQDETSSRVWVCTSTHSSTKVMVLDASQPSDLLDCFYACNTHVVCIASVPGVLESDYLAGEEVPQDLEASQGDGVSLAGSVASVGSAGSDGAMAAEGTTAIPQTASTGVTDQPAEHSGISSSVELSRETSPAEDGVPAAEEATEATEANAGVGEEGEEDQGADPNQPGIYTEHVFTDPLGVGPTDSPSANAQRGCGHDDDTSFPEVSNPSDGEVLRMSSALPTMWLGAQNGCLYVHSSVARWRKCLHAIKLKDSILSIVHVKGRVLVALADGTLAIFHRGIADGQWDLTNYHLLDLGRPHHSIRCMTVVHDKVWCGYRNKIYVIQPKAMRIEKSFDAHPRKESQVRQLAWVGDGIWVSIRLDSTLRLFHAHTYQHLQDVDIEPYVSKMLGTGKLGFSFVRITALMVSCSRLWVGTGNGVIISIPLSEANKTTGIVPNRPGSAVRVYGDDGSDCVVQGSFVPYCSMAHAQLCFHGHRDAVKFFVTVPGQAMPPPGSADSGSDDPPSESSDTATSEPKTFLVMSGGEGYIDFRMGDEGGELDGLSEPTASQQSPPTKAERSHLIVWQVTTSHD is encoded by the exons ATGGAGCTGGAAGACGGAGTTGTGTACCAGGACGACCCGGGGACATCAGCGATGATGTCTGAGCGGGTATCGGGCCTGGCCAACTCCATCTACCGCGAGTTCGAGAAGCTTATCGGGAAATACGACGAGGACGCGGTGAAGGAGCTGATGCCGCTGGTCGTGGCCGTGCTGGAGAACCTGGACTCGGTGTTCGCCGAGAACCAGGAGCACGAAgtggagctggagctgctgaaggaAGACAACGAGCAGCTCATCACCCAGTACGAGCGGGAGAAAGCGCTGAGGAAACATGCAGAGGAG AAGTTCATTGAGTTTGAGGACACTCATGAACAGGATAAGAAGGACCTGCAGAACCATGTGGACAGAATGGAGTCCCACTCACGGCAGCTGGAACTTAAGATCAAGAACTACGCAGACCAGA tTGGCAGGTTAGAAGAACGTGAGTTGGAGCTCAAGAAAGAATACAACTCCCTCCATCAGCGCCACACAGAG ATGATCCATAACTATATGGAGCACGTAGAGAGGATCAAAATGCAGCAGATAAGTGAGACTTCAGATTCCAGCGCGGTCGGCCGAATCAG GAGAGAGCGCCCTCTTTCTTTGGGGATCTTCCCATCTCCTGGTGGAGCATCTCTGCTAAACCCAGACCCCCAGGCCAGGGCAGAGACACCAGGCACAGAGGGCTGGAGGTTCACCGACCTGATGCGGTCCAACACTAGTCTCAAG cagTTGGACTTTGTCAACCCCCCAAAGGAAAGGGATGGTAAGAGTGCCCAGGACTCTACTTGGGGGAATTCACTGGCAGACGACTGCAAG GATGAGCTGTCTGACTTCAATGGCTCGAAGTCAGCCACACCGATGTCCACCACGGCCTCGGACATGGAGAGGGAAGGGGGGAACAGTAAGAGCATGGAGGTGCAAGCTGCACCTGGGACCAGATCCATATCAGTAG GTTTGCCTGAAAATGAGGACAACTCAGATGTGCAGGACATTATTGAGTCCACCCCTGAGCTGGACATGGATCTCATTGGATACAAGCCCTGCAG TACTCCTACTAAAGGCATTGAGAACATGGCATTTGACCGAAACACAGACTCTCTGTTTGAAGAGCTGTCGTCTGCAGGCACTGGACTTATAGGGGATGTGGATGAAGGGGCCGACCTGCTGG TGGAGTACTCTG ACCTTAGTTTGATTG GTATGGGCCGAGAAGTTGAAAATCTTATTCAGGAGAATTCACAACTGCTCGAGACAAA GAATGCTCTGAACGTGGTGAATAAAGACTTGATATTGAAGGTGGACGAGTTGACCTGTGAGAAGGAGATGTTGCAGGGAGAGATGGAGGCTGTGCTGCAGGCCAAGACCAAGCTGGAGGACAAgaacagagagatggaggaggaacTCAAAAA AGTGCGACTGGAGGTGGaggaaatgaaacacaaaactaAAGATGAAGAAGAT AGTGATGTACCTACAGCCCAGAGGAAGCGCTTCACCAGAGTGGAAATGGCCCGAGTCCTGATGGAAAGAAATCAGTACAAAGAGAGACTGATGGAGCTACAGGAAGCTGTGCGGTGGACAGAGATGATCAG GGCCTCAAGAGAAAATCCAACActctcagaaaaaaagaaatccagcaTCTGGCAGTT CATTAG CTTCAGCAGACTGTTTAGCTCCTCCTCCAGTTCGCCGGCTATAAAGAAAGTCGAGTCCCAGTCCAACATGAAGTACAACCCCCCTGGCGGCATGGTAAAGAGGAGTAGCACCTTCTCTCAGTTCCCCACAGAGAAGTCCAAGACTTTCGACTTCCTCAATGAAGA AAAGGACCAGTGCAGCTCGCCATCACGTAAAGAGCAGAAGAGAGCCCAGTACAGACAGGTCAAGGCCCACATGCAGAAGGAGGATGGACGAGTCACGGCACACGGCTGGAGCCTGCCCAGCAAATACAAG GTGGCAAATGGTGAACAGGTGGAGAACAAGATGAACTTACCTGTACCAGTATACTTAAGACCTCTGGATCAGAAAGATGCTTCCATGaag CTGTGGTGTGCTGCAGGGCTCAACCTGTCCGGAGGGAGGACATTGCCAGAGCTCACCAGGCAGATAAAGGGTTCTCAGAGTAGCCTGGACCAGTTAGAGCAAGAGAGTAAG GATCATGAGAAAGGGGAGCAGGAGAAGGAGCTGGTCCTTCAGGACGAGACATCCAGTAGGGTGTGGGTGTGCACCAGCACCCACTCCTCCACCAAGGTGATGGTGCTGGATGCCAGTCAGCCCTCTGACCTACTTGACTGCTTCTACGCCTGCAACACCCACGTCGTCTGCATTGCCAGCGTGCCAG GTGTGTTGGAGTCTGATTATTTGGCAGGTGAGGAGGTGCCCCAAGACCTGGAGGCTAGTCAAGGTGACGGGGTGTCACTGGCCGGCAGTGTGGCCAGCGTGGGCTCAGCAGGCAGCGATGGAGCCATGGCAGCAGAGGGGACCACTGCCATTCCCCAGACGGCCAGCACAGGTGTCACCGACCAGCCTGCTGAGCACAGTGGCATCTCTAGCTCTG TTGAGCTGTCCAGAGAGACCAGTCCTGCAGAAGACGGCGTTCCTGCGGCGGAAGAGGCAACGGAAGCAACGGAGGCTAATGCTGGCGTGGGcgaagaaggagaggaggaccagGGAGCGGATCCAAACCAGCCAGGAATCTATACGGAGCATGTGTTCACTGACCCGCTCGGCGTGGGACCCACTGACTCCCCTTCTGCTAACGCACAGAG GGGCTGCGGGCATGATGACGACACTTCTTTTCCAGAAGTCTCCAACCCATCAGATGGGGAAGTACTGAGGATGAGCAGCGCCCTACCCACCATGTGGCTGGGAGCGCAGAATGGATG TCTGTATGTACACTCGTCTGTGGCTCGATGGAGGAAGTGTCTCCATGCCATCAAGCTGAAAGACTCCATCCTCAGCATAGT ACATGTTAAAGGGAGAGTCTTGGTAGCACTGGCTGATGGGACATTAGCAATTTTCCACAGAGGCATTG CAGACGGTCAGTGGGATTTAACCAACTACCACCTGTTGGATCTGGGACGGCCCCACCACTCTATCCGCTGTATGACCGTGGTCCATGACAAGGTGTGGTGTGGCTACAGGAACAAGATCTACGTCATACAGCCGAAGGCCATGAGGATAGAG AAATCGTTTGACGCTCATCCTCGCAAGGAGAGTCAGGTGCGGCAGCTGGCCTGGGTTGGAGACGGTATCTGGGTGTCCATCCGTCTGGATTCAACTCTACGCTTGTTTCACGCCcacacctaccagcacctccaGGACGTGGACATCGAGCCCTACGTCAGCAAGATGTTGG gtacGGGTAAACTGGGCTTCTCTTTTGTGAGAATCACAGCTCTGATGGTGTCCTGCAGCCGGCTCTGGGTGGGGACAGGAAACGGCGTCATTatctccatccctctgtctgAAG CCAACAAGACAACAGGAATAGTGCCAAATCGTCCCGGCAGCGCTGTCCGGGTTTACGGTGACGACGGTTCAGACTGTGTCGTGCAGGGCAGCTTCGTGCCATATTGCTCCATGGCCCACGCCCAGCTGTGTTTCCATGGACATCGAGATGCTGTCAAGTTTTTTGTCACCGTGCCAG GTCAGGCGATGCCCCCTCCAGGCAGTGCTGATTCAGGCTCTGATGACCCTCCATCTGAATCCTCTGACACAGCAACCTCTGAGCCCAAAACCTTCCTGGTCATGAGTGGAGGCGAAGGCTACATTGACTTCAGAATGG gcGATGAAGGCGGTGAGTTGGACGGTTTATCCGAACCAACAGCCAGCCAGCAGTCGCCGCCTACCAAGGCCGAGCGAAGCCACCTCATCGTCTGGCAGGTCACAACCTCACatgactga
- the spag9a gene encoding sperm associated antigen 9a isoform X11: protein MELEDGVVYQDDPGTSAMMSERVSGLANSIYREFEKLIGKYDEDAVKELMPLVVAVLENLDSVFAENQEHEVELELLKEDNEQLITQYEREKALRKHAEEKFIEFEDTHEQDKKDLQNHVDRMESHSRQLELKIKNYADQIGRLEERELELKKEYNSLHQRHTEMIHNYMEHVERIKMQQISETSDSSAVGRIRRERPLSLGIFPSPGGASLLNPDPQARAETPGTEGWRFTDLMRSNTSLKLDFVNPPKERDGKSAQDSTWGNSLADDCKDELSDFNGSKSATPMSTTASDMEREGGNSKSMEVQAAPGTRSISVGLPENEDNSDVQDIIESTPELDMDLIGYKPCSTPTKGIENMAFDRNTDSLFEELSSAGTGLIGDVDEGADLLVEYSDLSLIGMGREVENLIQENSQLLETKNALNVVNKDLILKVDELTCEKEMLQGEMEAVLQAKTKLEDKNREMEEELKKVRLEVEEMKHKTKDEEDSDVPTAQRKRFTRVEMARVLMERNQYKERLMELQEAVRWTEMIRASRENPTLSEKKKSSIWQFFSRLFSSSSSSPAIKKVESQSNMKYNPPGGMVKRSSTFSQFPTEKSKTFDFLNEEKDQCSSPSRKEQKRAQYRQVKAHMQKEDGRVTAHGWSLPSKYKVANGEQVENKMNLPVPVYLRPLDQKDASMKLWCAAGLNLSGGRTLPELTRQIKGSQSSLDQLEQESKDHEKGEQEKELVLQDETSSRVWVCTSTHSSTKVMVLDASQPSDLLDCFYACNTHVVCIASVPGVLESDYLAGEEVPQDLEASQGDGVSLAGSVASVGSAGSDGAMAAEGTTAIPQTASTGVTDQPAEHSGISSSVELSRETSPAEDGVPAAEEATEATEANAGVGEEGEEDQGADPNQPGIYTEHVFTDPLGVGPTDSPSANAQRGCGHDDDTSFPEVSNPSDGEVLRMSSALPTMWLGAQNGCLYVHSSVARWRKCLHAIKLKDSILSIVHVKGRVLVALADGTLAIFHRGIDGQWDLTNYHLLDLGRPHHSIRCMTVVHDKVWCGYRNKIYVIQPKAMRIEKSFDAHPRKESQVRQLAWVGDGIWVSIRLDSTLRLFHAHTYQHLQDVDIEPYVSKMLGTGKLGFSFVRITALMVSCSRLWVGTGNGVIISIPLSEANKTTGIVPNRPGSAVRVYGDDGSDCVVQGSFVPYCSMAHAQLCFHGHRDAVKFFVTVPGQAMPPPGSADSGSDDPPSESSDTATSEPKTFLVMSGGEGYIDFRMGDEGGELDGLSEPTASQQSPPTKAERSHLIVWQVTTSHD, encoded by the exons ATGGAGCTGGAAGACGGAGTTGTGTACCAGGACGACCCGGGGACATCAGCGATGATGTCTGAGCGGGTATCGGGCCTGGCCAACTCCATCTACCGCGAGTTCGAGAAGCTTATCGGGAAATACGACGAGGACGCGGTGAAGGAGCTGATGCCGCTGGTCGTGGCCGTGCTGGAGAACCTGGACTCGGTGTTCGCCGAGAACCAGGAGCACGAAgtggagctggagctgctgaaggaAGACAACGAGCAGCTCATCACCCAGTACGAGCGGGAGAAAGCGCTGAGGAAACATGCAGAGGAG AAGTTCATTGAGTTTGAGGACACTCATGAACAGGATAAGAAGGACCTGCAGAACCATGTGGACAGAATGGAGTCCCACTCACGGCAGCTGGAACTTAAGATCAAGAACTACGCAGACCAGA tTGGCAGGTTAGAAGAACGTGAGTTGGAGCTCAAGAAAGAATACAACTCCCTCCATCAGCGCCACACAGAG ATGATCCATAACTATATGGAGCACGTAGAGAGGATCAAAATGCAGCAGATAAGTGAGACTTCAGATTCCAGCGCGGTCGGCCGAATCAG GAGAGAGCGCCCTCTTTCTTTGGGGATCTTCCCATCTCCTGGTGGAGCATCTCTGCTAAACCCAGACCCCCAGGCCAGGGCAGAGACACCAGGCACAGAGGGCTGGAGGTTCACCGACCTGATGCGGTCCAACACTAGTCTCAAG TTGGACTTTGTCAACCCCCCAAAGGAAAGGGATGGTAAGAGTGCCCAGGACTCTACTTGGGGGAATTCACTGGCAGACGACTGCAAG GATGAGCTGTCTGACTTCAATGGCTCGAAGTCAGCCACACCGATGTCCACCACGGCCTCGGACATGGAGAGGGAAGGGGGGAACAGTAAGAGCATGGAGGTGCAAGCTGCACCTGGGACCAGATCCATATCAGTAG GTTTGCCTGAAAATGAGGACAACTCAGATGTGCAGGACATTATTGAGTCCACCCCTGAGCTGGACATGGATCTCATTGGATACAAGCCCTGCAG TACTCCTACTAAAGGCATTGAGAACATGGCATTTGACCGAAACACAGACTCTCTGTTTGAAGAGCTGTCGTCTGCAGGCACTGGACTTATAGGGGATGTGGATGAAGGGGCCGACCTGCTGG TGGAGTACTCTG ACCTTAGTTTGATTG GTATGGGCCGAGAAGTTGAAAATCTTATTCAGGAGAATTCACAACTGCTCGAGACAAA GAATGCTCTGAACGTGGTGAATAAAGACTTGATATTGAAGGTGGACGAGTTGACCTGTGAGAAGGAGATGTTGCAGGGAGAGATGGAGGCTGTGCTGCAGGCCAAGACCAAGCTGGAGGACAAgaacagagagatggaggaggaacTCAAAAA AGTGCGACTGGAGGTGGaggaaatgaaacacaaaactaAAGATGAAGAAGAT AGTGATGTACCTACAGCCCAGAGGAAGCGCTTCACCAGAGTGGAAATGGCCCGAGTCCTGATGGAAAGAAATCAGTACAAAGAGAGACTGATGGAGCTACAGGAAGCTGTGCGGTGGACAGAGATGATCAG GGCCTCAAGAGAAAATCCAACActctcagaaaaaaagaaatccagcaTCTGGCAGTT CTTCAGCAGACTGTTTAGCTCCTCCTCCAGTTCGCCGGCTATAAAGAAAGTCGAGTCCCAGTCCAACATGAAGTACAACCCCCCTGGCGGCATGGTAAAGAGGAGTAGCACCTTCTCTCAGTTCCCCACAGAGAAGTCCAAGACTTTCGACTTCCTCAATGAAGA AAAGGACCAGTGCAGCTCGCCATCACGTAAAGAGCAGAAGAGAGCCCAGTACAGACAGGTCAAGGCCCACATGCAGAAGGAGGATGGACGAGTCACGGCACACGGCTGGAGCCTGCCCAGCAAATACAAG GTGGCAAATGGTGAACAGGTGGAGAACAAGATGAACTTACCTGTACCAGTATACTTAAGACCTCTGGATCAGAAAGATGCTTCCATGaag CTGTGGTGTGCTGCAGGGCTCAACCTGTCCGGAGGGAGGACATTGCCAGAGCTCACCAGGCAGATAAAGGGTTCTCAGAGTAGCCTGGACCAGTTAGAGCAAGAGAGTAAG GATCATGAGAAAGGGGAGCAGGAGAAGGAGCTGGTCCTTCAGGACGAGACATCCAGTAGGGTGTGGGTGTGCACCAGCACCCACTCCTCCACCAAGGTGATGGTGCTGGATGCCAGTCAGCCCTCTGACCTACTTGACTGCTTCTACGCCTGCAACACCCACGTCGTCTGCATTGCCAGCGTGCCAG GTGTGTTGGAGTCTGATTATTTGGCAGGTGAGGAGGTGCCCCAAGACCTGGAGGCTAGTCAAGGTGACGGGGTGTCACTGGCCGGCAGTGTGGCCAGCGTGGGCTCAGCAGGCAGCGATGGAGCCATGGCAGCAGAGGGGACCACTGCCATTCCCCAGACGGCCAGCACAGGTGTCACCGACCAGCCTGCTGAGCACAGTGGCATCTCTAGCTCTG TTGAGCTGTCCAGAGAGACCAGTCCTGCAGAAGACGGCGTTCCTGCGGCGGAAGAGGCAACGGAAGCAACGGAGGCTAATGCTGGCGTGGGcgaagaaggagaggaggaccagGGAGCGGATCCAAACCAGCCAGGAATCTATACGGAGCATGTGTTCACTGACCCGCTCGGCGTGGGACCCACTGACTCCCCTTCTGCTAACGCACAGAG GGGCTGCGGGCATGATGACGACACTTCTTTTCCAGAAGTCTCCAACCCATCAGATGGGGAAGTACTGAGGATGAGCAGCGCCCTACCCACCATGTGGCTGGGAGCGCAGAATGGATG TCTGTATGTACACTCGTCTGTGGCTCGATGGAGGAAGTGTCTCCATGCCATCAAGCTGAAAGACTCCATCCTCAGCATAGT ACATGTTAAAGGGAGAGTCTTGGTAGCACTGGCTGATGGGACATTAGCAATTTTCCACAGAGGCATTG ACGGTCAGTGGGATTTAACCAACTACCACCTGTTGGATCTGGGACGGCCCCACCACTCTATCCGCTGTATGACCGTGGTCCATGACAAGGTGTGGTGTGGCTACAGGAACAAGATCTACGTCATACAGCCGAAGGCCATGAGGATAGAG AAATCGTTTGACGCTCATCCTCGCAAGGAGAGTCAGGTGCGGCAGCTGGCCTGGGTTGGAGACGGTATCTGGGTGTCCATCCGTCTGGATTCAACTCTACGCTTGTTTCACGCCcacacctaccagcacctccaGGACGTGGACATCGAGCCCTACGTCAGCAAGATGTTGG gtacGGGTAAACTGGGCTTCTCTTTTGTGAGAATCACAGCTCTGATGGTGTCCTGCAGCCGGCTCTGGGTGGGGACAGGAAACGGCGTCATTatctccatccctctgtctgAAG CCAACAAGACAACAGGAATAGTGCCAAATCGTCCCGGCAGCGCTGTCCGGGTTTACGGTGACGACGGTTCAGACTGTGTCGTGCAGGGCAGCTTCGTGCCATATTGCTCCATGGCCCACGCCCAGCTGTGTTTCCATGGACATCGAGATGCTGTCAAGTTTTTTGTCACCGTGCCAG GTCAGGCGATGCCCCCTCCAGGCAGTGCTGATTCAGGCTCTGATGACCCTCCATCTGAATCCTCTGACACAGCAACCTCTGAGCCCAAAACCTTCCTGGTCATGAGTGGAGGCGAAGGCTACATTGACTTCAGAATGG gcGATGAAGGCGGTGAGTTGGACGGTTTATCCGAACCAACAGCCAGCCAGCAGTCGCCGCCTACCAAGGCCGAGCGAAGCCACCTCATCGTCTGGCAGGTCACAACCTCACatgactga